The following coding sequences are from one Streptomyces sp. NBC_01232 window:
- a CDS encoding serine protease codes for MAELVTICDAAGRARGSGFVADDRGTVVTSHEAVDGLPRVVLHAPGPAGRSWLAEAADVTALPGLGLALVRTDGLGVRPLPVAQREAIDPGTYVRLPARGWRQARVLGGAAVTYPAVDRHHPVPAGVAVELAIGTDGRDALRLGGEACGGPVLDAGTGAVLAVLGTALRAEHRSGGFAVALRAAAEADPDGPLAALLERNAATVPGHGCDLNLAGALELTATTLGAPLSSDGPEPVERPGIAAELTAFTTGDRPVLGLVGDPGTGRTTELAALAVRRARGACPAPTLWLRGADLHGTDTSLADAATRALTEAARIVEAAGAAGTASRGAVGPAAGSDGARSVAGRSPQDAERLAAAPCDPPTRPAPEETPRSTPDPGGTPPDARGGGPEPGAGGTGPAEEAAAPAGAAAHLAHVVARAGRRLLVVLDAPEEMPPELAHRLGPWTTATAEWLHGTGARLVVAARPEYWERAGALYPPGALHTPARPARRLPPALPLADLTAAEAETARARLGIPADAVREADSRHPLTLRLLAGIRAAEVTTGRPGRDEVFAAHLDLLCLRAAVRIAAACADAGGARVHGPGVRRLAARVAGRVHEAARRALGPGQGQLDRASFEELFPWRTGWASAVLTEGLLVPAGPGYRFAHEELSDWIQAGHLDVPTALGLLVHGPAEPGLPVPRHRIGPVLQALRRLAPDQLRKELTGLVHRLNRLAEEPGAAGPDNAWWAARLLRETLLRAPDARPHLPVLHALAEHVTRAGPGEFGGWFWNRLRLPEPDRLDLLRRLLPADPAEAVPGDRYLDAAARRLARDPQRAQPLLCAWFTDGRRLRGRPGATVATAAQALLHTHRGLAVDDLTEALVTAAHPRADELLAVLAEEEPSALCRAVGRWAHDERPGRRVAAAAYGLATAPHVRTPADRELLRHGAQALLARPADATLHGSALAILLRDPQVRGRYLPDALACFRDPGAGSRLPAEALVAALPVLPDPDEVFAALRARADGEVVRALAALTTPGLARRAADLVREHLARRPGDAPHAAFFVDRRLDQGPAAASVVRPLVLDLLLGAPAVVRAELAVVLAAPGGEGSHPLRGELADTLLREEADPQVLDVFLGAVAAGTSGRPEDRTRELLRRTGRQLLRAPGGPAVFERRTVELARAEPAFGALVAGWLATSGAESAALLGPSARRTVETLSRAAADVT; via the coding sequence ATGGCGGAACTCGTCACCATCTGCGATGCCGCCGGGCGGGCGCGCGGCAGCGGATTCGTCGCCGACGACCGCGGGACGGTGGTCACCAGTCACGAGGCCGTCGACGGCCTGCCCCGGGTGGTGCTGCACGCGCCGGGACCCGCCGGGCGGAGCTGGCTGGCCGAGGCCGCCGACGTGACCGCGCTGCCCGGCCTCGGGCTGGCCCTCGTGCGCACGGACGGGCTCGGAGTGCGGCCGCTGCCGGTGGCGCAGCGCGAGGCGATCGATCCGGGGACCTACGTACGGCTGCCCGCGCGGGGATGGCGGCAGGCGCGGGTGCTGGGCGGCGCCGCGGTCACGTACCCGGCGGTGGACCGGCACCACCCGGTGCCGGCGGGCGTGGCCGTGGAGCTGGCGATCGGCACCGACGGGCGGGACGCGCTGCGGCTGGGCGGGGAGGCCTGCGGCGGCCCCGTCCTCGACGCGGGGACCGGAGCGGTGCTCGCGGTCCTGGGCACCGCTCTGCGTGCGGAACACCGCTCCGGTGGCTTCGCGGTGGCCCTGCGCGCCGCGGCGGAGGCCGACCCCGACGGCCCGCTGGCCGCCCTCCTGGAGCGCAACGCCGCGACCGTCCCCGGCCACGGCTGCGACCTGAACCTCGCCGGAGCGCTGGAACTGACCGCGACCACGCTCGGCGCCCCCCTCTCGTCGGACGGCCCAGAACCCGTGGAGCGCCCGGGCATCGCCGCCGAACTCACCGCCTTCACCACCGGGGACCGCCCGGTCCTCGGCCTGGTCGGGGACCCGGGCACGGGCCGCACCACGGAACTGGCAGCCCTGGCCGTGCGCCGTGCGCGGGGCGCCTGCCCGGCGCCGACCCTGTGGCTGCGCGGCGCGGACCTGCACGGCACCGACACTTCCCTGGCCGACGCAGCCACGCGGGCCCTGACGGAAGCGGCGCGGATCGTCGAAGCCGCCGGGGCCGCCGGGACGGCTTCGCGGGGTGCCGTCGGCCCGGCCGCCGGTTCCGACGGGGCCCGGAGCGTGGCAGGGCGGTCCCCGCAGGACGCCGAACGCCTCGCCGCCGCACCCTGCGACCCGCCGACACGTCCGGCGCCCGAGGAGACGCCCCGGAGCACGCCCGACCCCGGTGGAACCCCGCCCGACGCGCGGGGCGGTGGGCCGGAGCCGGGCGCCGGCGGTACCGGTCCCGCCGAGGAAGCCGCTGCCCCGGCGGGAGCCGCGGCGCACCTTGCGCACGTCGTCGCCCGCGCCGGCCGCCGCCTGCTCGTCGTGCTCGACGCCCCCGAGGAGATGCCGCCGGAGCTCGCGCACCGCCTCGGCCCCTGGACCACCGCCACCGCCGAGTGGCTGCACGGCACCGGGGCCCGGCTGGTCGTCGCCGCCCGGCCCGAATACTGGGAGCGGGCCGGCGCCCTCTACCCGCCCGGAGCACTGCACACCCCGGCCCGCCCCGCCCGGCGCCTGCCGCCCGCGCTCCCGCTGGCGGACCTCACCGCCGCCGAGGCCGAGACCGCCCGGGCCCGTCTCGGCATCCCCGCCGACGCCGTCCGGGAGGCCGACTCCCGGCACCCGCTCACCCTGCGCCTGCTCGCCGGGATCCGTGCCGCCGAGGTCACCACGGGCCGCCCCGGCCGCGACGAGGTCTTCGCCGCGCACCTGGACCTGCTGTGCCTGCGCGCGGCCGTCCGCATCGCCGCGGCCTGCGCCGACGCCGGGGGCGCCCGGGTGCACGGCCCCGGGGTCAGGCGGCTCGCGGCGCGCGTGGCCGGCCGGGTGCACGAGGCCGCGCGGCGCGCCCTGGGACCGGGGCAGGGGCAGCTGGACCGGGCCTCCTTCGAGGAGCTGTTCCCGTGGCGCACCGGCTGGGCCTCCGCCGTGCTCACCGAGGGACTGCTGGTGCCCGCCGGGCCCGGCTACCGGTTCGCCCACGAGGAGCTGTCCGACTGGATCCAGGCCGGCCACCTGGACGTCCCGACAGCCCTCGGCCTCCTCGTCCACGGCCCCGCGGAACCGGGTCTGCCCGTGCCGCGGCACCGGATCGGACCGGTCCTCCAGGCCCTGCGCCGACTGGCCCCCGACCAGCTGCGCAAGGAGCTCACCGGGCTGGTCCACCGCCTCAACCGCCTCGCCGAGGAACCCGGGGCGGCCGGCCCGGACAACGCCTGGTGGGCCGCCCGGCTGCTGCGCGAGACCCTGCTGCGGGCCCCCGACGCCCGGCCCCACCTCCCCGTCCTGCACGCCCTCGCCGAGCACGTGACCCGCGCCGGCCCGGGGGAGTTCGGCGGCTGGTTCTGGAACCGGCTCCGGCTTCCCGAGCCCGACCGCCTCGACCTGCTGCGCCGTCTGCTGCCCGCCGACCCCGCCGAGGCGGTGCCCGGCGACCGCTACCTCGACGCGGCGGCCCGCCGCCTCGCCCGGGACCCGCAGCGCGCGCAGCCGCTGCTCTGCGCCTGGTTCACCGACGGCCGCCGGCTGCGCGGCCGTCCCGGAGCCACCGTCGCCACCGCCGCCCAGGCCCTGCTGCACACCCACCGCGGCCTCGCCGTGGACGACCTCACCGAGGCGCTCGTCACCGCCGCGCACCCGCGTGCCGACGAGCTGCTCGCCGTACTCGCCGAGGAGGAGCCCTCCGCGCTCTGCCGGGCCGTCGGCCGCTGGGCGCACGACGAACGGCCCGGGCGGCGGGTCGCGGCCGCCGCCTACGGACTCGCCACCGCCCCGCACGTGCGCACCCCCGCCGACCGCGAGCTGCTGCGCCACGGCGCGCAGGCGCTGCTCGCCCGCCCCGCCGATGCCACCCTGCACGGCAGCGCGCTGGCGATCCTGCTCCGCGACCCGCAGGTGCGCGGCCGCTACCTGCCCGACGCCCTCGCCTGCTTCCGCGATCCCGGGGCCGGCTCCCGGCTGCCCGCGGAGGCGCTGGTCGCGGCCCTGCCCGTGCTGCCCGACCCGGACGAGGTGTTCGCCGCCCTGCGGGCCCGGGCCGACGGGGAGGTGGTGCGGGCCCTGGCCGCGCTGACCACACCCGGACTGGCCCGCCGCGCGGCCGACCTCGTACGGGAGCACCTCGCGCGGCGCCCCGGGGACGCACCGCACGCCGCCTTCTTCGTGGACCGGCGGCTCGACCAGGGCCCGGCCGCCGCCTCGGTGGTGCGGCCGCTGGTTCTGGACCTGCTCCTGGGCGCCCCGGCCGTGGTGCGCGCCGAACTGGCCGTCGTCCTGGCCGCGCCGGGCGGGGAAGGCTCCCACCCGCTGCGCGGGGAGCTGGCCGACACCCTGCTGCGCGAGGAGGCCGATCCCCAGGTGCTCGACGTGTTCCTCGGGGCCGTCGCGGCCGGGACCTCCGGGCGCCCGGAGGACCGTACGAGGGAGCTGCTGCGGCGCACCGGGAGGCAGTTGCTGCGGGCCCCGGGCGGGCCGGCGGTCTTCGAGCGGCGGACGGTGGAGCTGGCCCGGGCGGAACCGGCCTTCGGGGCGCTGGTGGCCGGCTGGCTGGCGACCTCGGGCGCGGAGTCCGCGGCCCTGCTGGGGCCGAGCGCCCGGCGGACGGTGGAGACCCTCAGCAGGGCGGCCGCGGATGTGACGTGA